A window from Pangasianodon hypophthalmus isolate fPanHyp1 chromosome 16, fPanHyp1.pri, whole genome shotgun sequence encodes these proteins:
- the si:dkey-109j17.5 gene encoding zinc finger BED domain-containing protein 4 isoform X2, giving the protein MLSIFRKHQAMYNEFLRKKDVKREAYSSGAVQSYTPVSGASRTASQSGAGTTKFDRSDPRQSLISETIAKMIVRDLQPVQIVENEGFRELLKLLEPRYVPEPSHYIQQQLLPAYSYQVQLATKLALSGVETCSITLDLCTSNAVSVNNSSGYLGVTCHFITPDWHIKSTLLSCIPLQNYRDTQRMLTEFDEICHVHDISGKVFRIVADPSPCENRSTFRLPGFYLHGNGIVEDEEEDSSDEENGAGEGKNAVSGAEEQNSLNQCLGRCRIDCFAHSLSQCIREGICSSSQISTTLTKAACFYNYVVATVTSEKLSKVFGPGTVGNGQHPSALDRDWNTQLKKMRQMLESLDFLEDIVDRNDLALNSVEKATLQELVEILEPFEEATDMVQGDKHVSISLALPSVLGLRKHLAEVMTHQCAGLVTGLTHALDQKLAAILEDPLYVTATTLDPQFKLSWSSDRDWHKQVLLEEMGKHTQPVSPPEPSSDAQPSPSKRSRLFSFIKERPSTQAKSMEQELAAYLHEEPTEEDPLQYWKRKSIDFPLLSVVAKKVFTVPATTTAVERIFCLVGKTLRPGHCRLLPKNLDTLIYLKANYSILWS; this is encoded by the exons ATGCTCTCTATTTTC CGTAAACATCAAGCAATGTACAATGagtttttgaggaaaaaagatgTCAAAAGAGAGGCCTATTCTTCTGGGGCGGTGCAGTCCTACACACCCGTAAGTGGGGCCAGTCGAACAGCTTCTCAGAGTGGGGCGGGAACAACCAAATTTGACCGGAGCGATCCACGACAGTCCCTCATTTCTGAAACAATTGCCAAGATGATCGTCCGCGACCTGCAACCTGTGCAGATTGTAGAGAATGAGGGCTTCCGTGAGCTACTTAAGCTCCTTGAGCCTCGTTACGTCCCAGAGCCGAGCCATTACATACAACAGCAGCTTCTCCCGGCTTACAGCTACCAAGTACAGCTAGCGACCAAGCTGGCTCTCTCAGGAGTCGAGACCTGCAGTATCACCCTGGACCTGTGTACGAGCAATGCTGTGTCTGTCAACAACAGTTCTGGCTACTTGGGCGTGACATGCCATTTCATAACCCCAGACTGGCACATCAAATCCACGCTATTATCATGTATTCCTCTCCAAAATTATAGGGACACACAGCGCATGCTCACTGAGTTCGACGAGATCTGTCATGTTCATGATATCTCGGGTAAGGTGTTTCGCATCGTTGCTGATCCCTCCCCTTGTGAAAACCGATCTACCTTCCGCCTGCCTGGTTTTTATCTCCATGGTAATGGTATTGTggaagatgaggaggaagatAGTAGTGATGAAGAAAATGGTGCAGGCGAAGGTAAGAATGCTGTTAGTGGAGCAGAAGAGCAGAATTCTTTAAATCAGTGCCTGGGTAGGTGTAGGATAGACTGCTTTGCCCATTCACTGAGTCAGTGCATACGGGAAGGGATCTGTTCCTCCTCTCAGATATCCACAACACTCACTAAAGCAGCTTGCTTCTACAACTATGTTGTTGCTACAGTTACTTCTGAAAAACTTAGTAAAGTCTTTGGTCCTGGCACAGTAGGAAATGGACAGCACCCATCAGCCTTGGACAGGGACTGGAACACCCAGCTAAAGAAAATGCGACAAATGCTTGAATCATTGGATTTTTTGGAGGACATTGTGGACAGAAATGACTTGGCTCTCAACAGTGTTGAAAAAGCCACTCTGCAAGAACTGGTTGAGATCTTGGAACCTTTTGAGGAAGCCACAGATATGGTCCAGGGAGACAAGCATGTTTCTATCAGCCTTGCCCTCCCCAGCGTTCTGGGCCTACGTAAGCATCTGGCAGAAGTTATGACACACCAGTGTGCAGGACTGGTTACAGGATTGACTCATGCACTGGACCAGAAATTAGCTGCCATCCTAGAGGATCCTCTATATGTCACAGCCACTACCCTGGACCCGCAGTTCAAGCTTTCTTGGAGCAGTGACCGGGACTGGCACAAGCAGGTTCTCCTGGAGGAGATGGGAAAGCACACCCAGCCTGTGAGTCCACCAGAGCCCAGTTCAGATGCTCAGCCATCCCCATCTAAACGCAGCAGACTATTCTCTTTCATCAAAGAAAGGCCCTCCACACAGGCCAAGAGTATGGAGCAGGAGCTGGCTGCATACCTGCATGAGGAGCCCACAGAAGAAGATCCCCTGCAGTACTGGAAGCGCAAGTCTATTGATTTTCCTCTACTTTCAGTAGTGGCCAAGAAAGTGTTTACAGTGCCAGCTACAACAACAGCTGTGGAAAGGATATTCTGCCTCGTAGGCAAAACCCTAAGACCCGGACACTGccgactccttccaaaaaactTAGATACACTGATTTATTTGAAGGCCAACTACAGCATATTGTGGTCTTAA
- the si:dkey-109j17.5 gene encoding zinc finger BED domain-containing protein 4 isoform X1 has protein sequence MASNSRVSILDYFNIVFEGENGKIESNCKACGTRIQAKRTVTSNFVTHLKRKHQAMYNEFLRKKDVKREAYSSGAVQSYTPVSGASRTASQSGAGTTKFDRSDPRQSLISETIAKMIVRDLQPVQIVENEGFRELLKLLEPRYVPEPSHYIQQQLLPAYSYQVQLATKLALSGVETCSITLDLCTSNAVSVNNSSGYLGVTCHFITPDWHIKSTLLSCIPLQNYRDTQRMLTEFDEICHVHDISGKVFRIVADPSPCENRSTFRLPGFYLHGNGIVEDEEEDSSDEENGAGEGKNAVSGAEEQNSLNQCLGRCRIDCFAHSLSQCIREGICSSSQISTTLTKAACFYNYVVATVTSEKLSKVFGPGTVGNGQHPSALDRDWNTQLKKMRQMLESLDFLEDIVDRNDLALNSVEKATLQELVEILEPFEEATDMVQGDKHVSISLALPSVLGLRKHLAEVMTHQCAGLVTGLTHALDQKLAAILEDPLYVTATTLDPQFKLSWSSDRDWHKQVLLEEMGKHTQPVSPPEPSSDAQPSPSKRSRLFSFIKERPSTQAKSMEQELAAYLHEEPTEEDPLQYWKRKSIDFPLLSVVAKKVFTVPATTTAVERIFCLVGKTLRPGHCRLLPKNLDTLIYLKANYSILWS, from the coding sequence CGTAAACATCAAGCAATGTACAATGagtttttgaggaaaaaagatgTCAAAAGAGAGGCCTATTCTTCTGGGGCGGTGCAGTCCTACACACCCGTAAGTGGGGCCAGTCGAACAGCTTCTCAGAGTGGGGCGGGAACAACCAAATTTGACCGGAGCGATCCACGACAGTCCCTCATTTCTGAAACAATTGCCAAGATGATCGTCCGCGACCTGCAACCTGTGCAGATTGTAGAGAATGAGGGCTTCCGTGAGCTACTTAAGCTCCTTGAGCCTCGTTACGTCCCAGAGCCGAGCCATTACATACAACAGCAGCTTCTCCCGGCTTACAGCTACCAAGTACAGCTAGCGACCAAGCTGGCTCTCTCAGGAGTCGAGACCTGCAGTATCACCCTGGACCTGTGTACGAGCAATGCTGTGTCTGTCAACAACAGTTCTGGCTACTTGGGCGTGACATGCCATTTCATAACCCCAGACTGGCACATCAAATCCACGCTATTATCATGTATTCCTCTCCAAAATTATAGGGACACACAGCGCATGCTCACTGAGTTCGACGAGATCTGTCATGTTCATGATATCTCGGGTAAGGTGTTTCGCATCGTTGCTGATCCCTCCCCTTGTGAAAACCGATCTACCTTCCGCCTGCCTGGTTTTTATCTCCATGGTAATGGTATTGTggaagatgaggaggaagatAGTAGTGATGAAGAAAATGGTGCAGGCGAAGGTAAGAATGCTGTTAGTGGAGCAGAAGAGCAGAATTCTTTAAATCAGTGCCTGGGTAGGTGTAGGATAGACTGCTTTGCCCATTCACTGAGTCAGTGCATACGGGAAGGGATCTGTTCCTCCTCTCAGATATCCACAACACTCACTAAAGCAGCTTGCTTCTACAACTATGTTGTTGCTACAGTTACTTCTGAAAAACTTAGTAAAGTCTTTGGTCCTGGCACAGTAGGAAATGGACAGCACCCATCAGCCTTGGACAGGGACTGGAACACCCAGCTAAAGAAAATGCGACAAATGCTTGAATCATTGGATTTTTTGGAGGACATTGTGGACAGAAATGACTTGGCTCTCAACAGTGTTGAAAAAGCCACTCTGCAAGAACTGGTTGAGATCTTGGAACCTTTTGAGGAAGCCACAGATATGGTCCAGGGAGACAAGCATGTTTCTATCAGCCTTGCCCTCCCCAGCGTTCTGGGCCTACGTAAGCATCTGGCAGAAGTTATGACACACCAGTGTGCAGGACTGGTTACAGGATTGACTCATGCACTGGACCAGAAATTAGCTGCCATCCTAGAGGATCCTCTATATGTCACAGCCACTACCCTGGACCCGCAGTTCAAGCTTTCTTGGAGCAGTGACCGGGACTGGCACAAGCAGGTTCTCCTGGAGGAGATGGGAAAGCACACCCAGCCTGTGAGTCCACCAGAGCCCAGTTCAGATGCTCAGCCATCCCCATCTAAACGCAGCAGACTATTCTCTTTCATCAAAGAAAGGCCCTCCACACAGGCCAAGAGTATGGAGCAGGAGCTGGCTGCATACCTGCATGAGGAGCCCACAGAAGAAGATCCCCTGCAGTACTGGAAGCGCAAGTCTATTGATTTTCCTCTACTTTCAGTAGTGGCCAAGAAAGTGTTTACAGTGCCAGCTACAACAACAGCTGTGGAAAGGATATTCTGCCTCGTAGGCAAAACCCTAAGACCCGGACACTGccgactccttccaaaaaactTAGATACACTGATTTATTTGAAGGCCAACTACAGCATATTGTGGTCTTAA